Sequence from the Bombus pyrosoma isolate SC7728 linkage group LG3, ASM1482585v1, whole genome shotgun sequence genome:
cttttcttttctttctctctctttctcgaaCATCATATGGAAAAGAATGTACGTCACACTCTCGATaccgatttctttttatattgatctctcgctctctctttctctctctctctctttctctctcatcaTTCGCTCTTTCTTTTCCGTCACTACATTTGTTTGTCCATTTCTTTCCGTCCTGtcgtatattttcatttgttttctcCTTCCCGTTTCGTTTTCATGTTTCGGACTTTTCCCcaaatttctgtttctccGTGTTTCATTCCTCCGTCGTGAAAACTCAATTAGGCAACGAGAAGAACGCAAGAGAAGGCGGAAGCGATAACCTGCCGACGTTCGTTGTCTGTTAAAAAGAGCTACGCacacttcttttttcgttgtAATGACATCTATCCATTTCACCACGGTCCGTCACTTCGGCGCAAACATAAATTGCGTTCAACTTTCTTACAATGAACGAACGTGAAAAAAAGTAAACCAgcgtttcaaataaaaatcagaaaaaagTAAGCACCGCTAAAAGCTGGCTCCACCCCCTCCTTTTACCAAATGGCCAATGACAGCGAAGCGTTTCTCATTCGCGTGCGGggattataaaatcatatatataataacatgtacatgtgtatatatttatatgttgcacatgtatacgtataacaatatatacatattgtatacacgcgcgcgcgcgcgcgtgtgtatttgtgtgtgtatgtgtgtgtgtgtgtgtctgtgCGTGCGCGCAATATGTGAAATGGGATCGAAAAAGGTAAGTAAAAGTGGCAGTaaatagaaatgtatatataaatatataagtcTAGATTAGAGAAACGAGTGAGGAGAACGAGCGTAAAGAAGAAGGAACGAAGCGCTGCGCATTGGCCGAGCATAAATTACAATgggtatgtatattttatattatgtccCTTAACGACAATCGGTGGGTGGTAGGTTAGATTTTTGGAGGCTACAGCATTCAAAAGGGAATATATATCTTGTGTGTTTGTTGGCACGTTTTTTTAATTCCGCTCGAACGTCTCGTCGTTTCAGAGGAGCATACACAAACGCCTGTATGGGCTCAACGAGACGACggcttcctttctctctcatacactttgtttcttttttcgtaaatatatgtgtatgtatatatatatatacacatggtacgcatatgtatacatatttttttgagattttttttctatttcgagtTGTCACAGGTCAACGCGTGACTTAAGTAGAGGTCTCGTTTTCGAAAGCCCGTTAAACTTTGTGCGCATCGTGTTTCGATATGTTTCGCCTACGCGGCTTAACACTGCCGAAAAATTCGTTTCAGATTGCacggaaaaaggaaacggTTATTATCATTAGTAGTAGtattgctttttttctttttatctgatatttttaacagaCCGCGTGATACCCGTGACACGCATAAACTCCTGGGAGCCTATTCACCTTCTCCGGATACAAATCacaaatacttttttcaaTACTCAACGAGATTTGTTGACCTTAATTCCATGTAAGGATGCTAGCTCAGGCAGTATCCTCGAGTTAACATCTTAACGAATTGCACTCGTCAACAAATTCATCGACTCGAGTCTcaatattctttcttattttttttttttttttgtattcattattatttttttagtgtACTTGAGTCTACGACCAAAAATAGCCTCCCCGGAAATATTGCTGCGATACTGCGATTCGTAATTAGTTTGCAGTCGCGCAACGACGAGCAAGGTATAAAATTAACAGatgaaaattctgaaaaattaaattgattagCACATCGTACAGCAgtgttttgtaatattttttttttgcatattcatcattcaaatttgtcaaaatgattgtaataattttgataaaacaaatgaTAGGTAAATATGtaagaatatttgttaagGGTAAGAATACAATATCACCTGGAAAAGATTGCAAACGGAATATTTGTGTGTAATCACTGTTGGTCAACATCGAATTGTATGAgaaagttaaatttaattcggTATAATTCAAATGGTGCAAAAAAtgagttatttaaatattgataaaagcCTACGTTTACCAAATAGACACGATAATCTCCTTTTTCGCTAATAAAACATGATTGGGAACGTTTACACCGCTTACATAtcaatattgtaatatacattcaattacttaatatttatcCTGAATACATTTAGAGTATCCCGTTCtcaagttaataaatattatttggaaTCCTAAAATTAATTCACAGATACTCGATAACAGAAGTCGtatcttttaatatcaatGATAGGCATAGTTGGTGCGTATATTAGATGGAAACGACACAATGCTGTCGTTAAGTTACCGAGAAGCTAAGTTTACACGTTATGAGGGCCGAAACATGTAATTTCGAATAGTTTTGAAAAGGTAAGAATATGGGATCCCTTTTAAAACCGTACAATGCcaattttgtatctttcgtatctttctatttttttcaaaagtatAAATCATATTGATACCGCAAAAAAAGGACACGTACGTTCGTGGGCGCGGTTACATCGATAGATATCGCTTCTTAAAACTTGAATTCACGATCGCGCTGTATCGCTTTCATCCGATATACGTACCACtcataattcttaatttttggACTTAGGAACAGAGCTAAATCAGTTGACACTACTATTCATTGATTAATGATTAAATTTGTTCACGCTGGTGTATTTGTACCaaagaatgttttaaaatatgcaATGACATCGTGTTACTTCGATTATTCACGACATAGATGGTGATCAAAAAGTTGCGTTAATCGTGTAAGCTGATAATGGAATTGCTTACCTTGCTTGAAACCTTCGTTCCCTTGCCTACTGTGTGGCCGCGCGAACGTCTCATCGGAGGCTAACAGATAAACAAGAACCAGTCAGATTATTGACAATCAAGCAAATTTTCACGAAtaacaaaaacaaataaaacacatttatttaagataaaaaggagaaagtgCTTTACCTTGGGCAGAGGTGCTAGGCGTCGGTTCAGGTTCCCGTTTAACGCGAGATGTTAGTGATTCGGGTGTATCAGTACCATTTTCCGTTGGTTCGTCCTTTCTCGTCGACGACAAAGAGGAAGCAGCCAGACTGGTTCCCGATGATGCCGAGTTCCCGACGTTATTGCTGTTCACGTTGTTACTACTTGCCGAAGCAGTACTGGAGTTTCCGCCTCTACCATTATTACCGGTGCTTTCGCTCTGAAAGTCGATACTCATCTTCATTTCCATCATTTCTGGCGAACCTTGTACGAGATCTGTCCCCGAACAGGACTGCAGCTCCTGGCCAATGATCTCGCCGATCGGCGTGTCGGAAGAACCGCTGAGCTTCCTCGGTCtgcctctttttctctttggcGCGGATAAGGCCGAACCAAGGACAGGATGGCTCGACATATGGTGCATCCTCTTCTGCGAGACGTGGTGGTGAGGGCCGATTTGGTTTATTCTATGTAGATTCGGTGGTGGTGGAGGTACTGTGTTTTGATTGCCAAGCAACGAAGAGGTAATACTAGGCAAGTCACACTTGTCCTCGTTTACCTCGGTCAGGCCCTTTATCCTAAGAGACTCAGCGACTCTCAAGAAAGCGGTTAGCCTATCCTGGTCGACGCTGACCTCCCCACGATACATGAAATCCAAAAGACTGCGCATATCCACGTAGGGGACATCTTTAAGAATGACTATCGGGTGCTTGTCGGGGTGTCCGACGAAAAGGGCCTGCAAAGatagtaagaaaaaaatactcGGTCGGTATAGATTCGGCAAGAGGGTCGAGTAAGAAaacgttatgaattattaatacgtGTCATGAATTAATCTACCgtgatgaattattaataatgttcTAGAACGCGATTCATTGGACTTCAAAAAGAAAGTATACGTTTCCCCCAGGATCTCCGGTTTGACGATGCATTGTTCTCTCTGGATGAGACTTGTCCTTACCTGAAAATAAGGACTACACGCCGACAGCACCATCTTATGTGCCCTGAGTAACTGACCCTCGACGGCCAGCGTAACATCGACGAACGACTCGTCATGGAGTAATTGATCGAAAACGGAGAGTAGATTACTTTGATGATTATTCCAGCGCAGACAAAATCTCTGCGACGCCATCGCTTCACTTCTCAGATCCGCCAAGTTACCGTTAATGTCCGCTAACATCAGATCTAGTGTTGATCTTTTTATTGGTATTGCTGCTGCCGCCTCGTCGTCGCTTCTTCTCGCCTTCCTCGACGAAGCCGCTTGCTCTTGCTCGTGCTCCTGCTCGTACTCTTGCTCGTGCTCTTCTCTTCATCGGCCACAGTTTATCATATCCTTCCTTCACATGATCTGCGTCaacaaaaacgaaacgaatatttatttaacaattaactaaaaatctttattttatttaaataattttatttcacgcaTCTACACACtcatataattaatacgaaatttattatacaaaatggTGTTCAATTACTTGCACGATAGTCGAACTTGCTTCGACGTAAATGATTCATCTCAATATGAATcactatatatattactaattCGTTCTCGCGATCAACGCGTGCGGAAATGCTAGGCGATAACCGTGGCTCGGCAGAATTCCTACACatggaaaatttcttgaaaatcatGTACGATCCTGAACGAGTCCTCTAAACGTTCCACGTATATATACGATAACGCCTGCATGCATAATCGTCCATATAAGCTTGCGAGACGATACGCACGAAGTATGAACGTGGGTGTACGACCCTGGAGGACGTAGGTTGGGCGAATAGGCGACTCGCTTCGTTCGTGCCTTTTATGTAATTCTCTCCTCACCCCTTCACCAGCCCAATCACGGTCACGTACGCAACGTTTGTTTCGCCAAGACCGCAGAGATGCGGCAGAAATGACTTTCCTCGGTTAGTCGAAGGGCGGAATTCGTAATCTGCCACCAGGGAAAGGCTAGAAATAGCCGAACAGGTCGCCAATCCAACCGTCGTCCATGATCAAAAGAAGCAGATCAGCCGATTGGTGCCATTTATCGAAAAGGAGATAAACCGTTGACTTTCGATACCTTCAGATCATTTTTCTACGACGAGTTTAGATTATATTCGTACAAAGTTGCGAGTCAACAATATGATcagaagaaaaacaagaaaaaaaagtaaaaaaagggggaaagaaaaagaagtgcAAAAACGTTGTGCGCAATCGTAAAGCAGAtagcataaattatttatgtttttcacGAACCCTCTATAACTTGGAAATTACATATCTTATAGtcatatcttttatattccGTTTTATCCACTTATCATTTTACATactctatattatattttattattgtaactCGTATTGAACTCGTATAAGACCGtctatttacatacatactggctcttaatttttatatcaaaatgaGGAACTACATTGCACTATAGATTCTTTTTCTACCGAGTAAATAAAACTTTGGTCGCGGAGAAAATCCTCAATGTTGAAATACATTAAACTTAAAGACACATCGAAAACGATAACAGGTACCGAACGTGATATCTACCGTTGAAGATCCTTAGGTATGGAGcaacaagaaaaatatccgCATGAAAAATCCGAGAAACGGGAAGCAACCTTTTCAGCGAATGATACGGAGGAGAATAAAGgcgagaggaaaagagaaaagtccTGCCTCCGCCTCCTCAGTCCTCGGAACTACACAACGTGTGGAAGAGGTCGACGGGTCGGCCGAGAGAATCAATAGCATTTTCTACGCATTCGGATCGATACCGTGTTCCGTTGCTTTCGCGCGCAAATCTCGATATATGTGTATACGTACACACATATCCATCGACACGTGTACACGATGAACCACGCGAAGTGTACATAGAATGTTCATCGTGAACGTTGTGTCGTATCGTTATATATTCGGTATAAATGCAGGATAGCAGTGCACGACCTTGCACGACCTTGTTAATACCTTGAGTGAATGGTTTTCACGGTGAATGGCACGTCATCATGGTGCAGCACACACCTCGGTGGCGGTACGTTAAACGATCGCGATCGAAGATTTCTGAAACGTCGTGACGCGAGTTTCGATAGTCGACTCCTTCATCTTTCGACATCGCTCGATTCAACCTCGACTTCCTGATAAATGGATTACGTAATGAAATCGTGCGAACTCTCGACTGCTTTATTAAATCGGCTGAAAAAATGTGGAATTCACAGTGTGACCAACGTAACTACGAAGACTATATGACGGTGTATCGGCGTCTAACGATTAGCCTACGCTTTTTGAACCTTTTTCTATAtgttcctttctctttctccatcttatgagttaaaaattaaataaagaagaagaagaagaagaagaagtcgCTTTCACATAACGATTACGACATACATGTGGTACAAgcggaggaagagaaaaaaaaaaagatgacgTTTTAATCAGTGTAGACATTCCGTCTactctaaaataaaattctgacCCCTGATGGCAGATATGAGAATAATCTAGACTCTAGACTGTATCAGAGATAACGTTTACGCGAATAAATTCATAGGGATCGTTAAAGAAAATCTACGGGGTACCAATCAGTGTCTATTCTGCCGGGACATTATCTTACGTGAttacgtaaaaaattattgaatcaACTGAAATACGTTGCTTCTTCGATCGGCATTATTAGCATCTTTTTGATAATACTTGCGTTAgaggaatattttcaatcgaatCGAAATAGATATCGCTGCGAAACGCGAAAGATTGGTAAACTTGTATTCAATGAACCGTACATGAAAGTTAATAGAGAAGGAAACGAGACGAGAGGGGAACAGACGTAAATGAAGACCGTGACAGTGTACACAATTGCGTTCCTCGAAAGGTGCACGTATAACCAATATCGAACCACCACTCTTAGTCATATTTGTTTAGTCGTGCAGACACACCGGACCGTGTTCGACCAGTTTTCGAATGAACATGAAAAAACCTGACGCTTCTACACACAGGGCCGTGTTAACGActcgaaatataaaagtagTCTCTGGATTGCCAATCGAAACGTCATCACCGATTCTCGAACGCTATTCAGATTATCAACAACGGCCGTCTGGCGAATACGCTCGTGTCTCTACTCAAGCTTTAGCGATGATCACTTCTCGCGATAtaattaaaccattaattaCTTCCTATGCTTTCGTATCATTCTTCTTGTTGAAGGTGTATCATGACGTTCTAACATGTGGAAGCGGTCTCGAACGCCGATTAACGTACGTTTCGCTCTAATAACGGGAAATCGAGAAATTCGTGAAATAGGAAGCACGAAAGCGAATCGTTGGGGATCCAGCGACCGTACACTATTCGTTCGATCACGCGTGCGACCGTGTTCTACGTGGACGATGAAACTtgattaaatgatatttacaaCTTCTCCATCGAATCGATTTGCGCGACAGAGAGCCTGTATAACATGTATGTACGCGCGTCTCTATGCTGCTAAAACATTTGCATTCGATAGATAACGTCGTTCGAACAAACGTCGATTACAAATCGGTGAAAGGTTGCACAATAATAGAGGAGCGACG
This genomic interval carries:
- the LOC122565966 gene encoding protein tramtrack, beta isoform isoform X3, whose amino-acid sequence is MLADINGNLADLRSEAMASQRFCLRWNNHQSNLLSVFDQLLHDESFVDVTLAVEGQLLRAHKMVLSACSPYFQALFVGHPDKHPIVILKDVPYVDMRSLLDFMYRGEVSVDQDRLTAFLRVAESLRIKGLTEVNEDKCDLPSITSSLLGNQNTVPPPPPNLHRINQIGPHHHVSQKRMHHMSSHPVLGSALSAPKRKRGRPRKLSGSSDTPIGEIIGQELQSCSGTDLVQGSPEMMEMKMSIDFQSESTGNNGRGGNSSTASASSNNVNSNNVGNSASSGTSLAASSLSSTRKDEPTENGTDTPESLTSRVKREPEPTPSTSAQASDETFARPHSRQGNEGFKQDQLPTLPSDITFEICTSSSSSSPPPPSAPSTTATRSGEDSFSEGNTGSTYIKSERVVSGMHFLTDREEDRGDLLLPKSESGEAEPEVRKQVTQPAPLFKCHSCNAYFKSRKGYIGHLSSRHSDNENDENREEPANKKARKTSEVGKGPDWEQQREKEEKLVADIIDRVKKECEAQGETVTRRGYSRRSTVMNS
- the LOC122565966 gene encoding protein tramtrack, beta isoform isoform X4, whose product is MLADINGNLADLRSEAMASQRFCLRWNNHQSNLLSVFDQLLHDESFVDVTLAVEGQLLRAHKMVLSACSPYFQALFVGHPDKHPIVILKDVPYVDMRSLLDFMYRGEVSVDQDRLTAFLRVAESLRIKGLTEVNEDKCDLPSITSSLLGNQNTVPPPPPNLHRINQIGPHHHVSQKRMHHMSSHPVLGSALSAPKRKRGRPRKLSGSSDTPIGEIIGQELQSCSGTDLVQGSPEMMEMKMSIDFQSESTGNNGRGGNSSTASASSNNVNSNNVGNSASSGTSLAASSLSSTRKDEPTENGTDTPESLTSRVKREPEPTPSTSAQASDETFARPHSRQGNEGFKQDQLPTLPSDITFEICTSSSSSSPPPPSAPSTTATRSGEDSFSEGNTGSTYIKSERVVSGMHFLTDREEDRGDLLLPKSESGEAEPEVRKQSASGAARCYRLEPVGTGTSTNSTSPPRSPNRPRCSSATAVTLTSSPVRVTLVTSAPVTLTTRTTRTEKSQPTRKRGRPRKSEKDQIGSNRGKRKRSWWQT
- the LOC122565966 gene encoding protein tramtrack, alpha isoform isoform X1 → MLADINGNLADLRSEAMASQRFCLRWNNHQSNLLSVFDQLLHDESFVDVTLAVEGQLLRAHKMVLSACSPYFQALFVGHPDKHPIVILKDVPYVDMRSLLDFMYRGEVSVDQDRLTAFLRVAESLRIKGLTEVNEDKCDLPSITSSLLGNQNTVPPPPPNLHRINQIGPHHHVSQKRMHHMSSHPVLGSALSAPKRKRGRPRKLSGSSDTPIGEIIGQELQSCSGTDLVQGSPEMMEMKMSIDFQSESTGNNGRGGNSSTASASSNNVNSNNVGNSASSGTSLAASSLSSTRKDEPTENGTDTPESLTSRVKREPEPTPSTSAQASDETFARPHSRQGNEGFKQEFSSGNTKSDGETWKEKGRNSGSGSSANQSSTDTSNARSNTTTSLTTTTSSTSSTASSSGTTMTTTSTRSSSMSPATGRNNAQNSGGSSSSGSPAPTTNSSSTSSGHQIGTMSAPPGRQVPKRRMRRRATSHSQDPAEQLTEMSVRGLNLFRYASISEGVYQCTECAKLDIQKTFKNKYSFQRHAFLYHEGHQRKVFPCPVCGKEFSRPDKMKNHMKTVHDCFMPKDCVMPFGFYLAP
- the LOC122565966 gene encoding protein tramtrack, beta isoform isoform X5 gives rise to the protein MLADINGNLADLRSEAMASQRFCLRWNNHQSNLLSVFDQLLHDESFVDVTLAVEGQLLRAHKMVLSACSPYFQALFVGHPDKHPIVILKDVPYVDMRSLLDFMYRGEVSVDQDRLTAFLRVAESLRIKGLTEVNEDKCDLPSITSSLLGNQNTVPPPPPNLHRINQIGPHHHVSQKRMHHMSSHPVLGSALSAPKRKRGRPRKLSGSSDTPIGEIIGQELQSCSGTDLVQGSPEMMEMKMSIDFQSESTGNNGRGGNSSTASASSNNVNSNNVGNSASSGTSLAASSLSSTRKDEPTENGTDTPESLTSRVKREPEPTPSTSAQASDETFARPHSRQGNEGFKQDPEETSSGGGSQSPTHIRINFERCFRKEYSTSSLQGKTSSTAIMASMDDSQQYSDSESEQKVSKDNLSSAIFNLVAGESEISQSDFEGSFKVENERTEGSVRDFCVKEGDVYRCTVCNRTYTHISNFCRHYVTSHKRNVKYFACPVCYKEFTRKDNMVAHVKIIHSLKSHMALSSSGSSSMGQQR
- the LOC122565966 gene encoding protein tramtrack, alpha isoform isoform X2, translated to MLADINGNLADLRSEAMASQRFCLRWNNHQSNLLSVFDQLLHDESFVDVTLAVEGQLLRAHKMVLSACSPYFQALFVGHPDKHPIVILKDVPYVDMRSLLDFMYRGEVSVDQDRLTAFLRVAESLRIKGLTEVNEDKCDLPSITSSLLGNQNTVPPPPPNLHRINQIGPHHHVSQKRMHHMSSHPVLGSALSAPKRKRGRPRKLSGSSDTPIGEIIGQELQSCSGTDLVQGSPEMMEMKMSIDFQSESTGNNGRGGNSSTASASSNNVNSNNVGNSASSGTSLAASSLSSTRKDEPTENGTDTPESLTSRVKREPEPTPSTSAQASDETFARPHSRQGNEGFKQDQLPTLPSDITFEICTSSSSSSPPPPSAPSTTATRSGEDSFSEGNTGSTYIKSERVVSGMHFLTDREEDRGDLLLPKSESGEAEPEVRKQLLEYLIQNDGSVVCKWCGEVLPSRTRWYRHKYKLHVSTQVTQPAPLFKCHSCNAYFKSRKGYIGHLSSRHSDNENDENREEPANKKARKTSEVGKGPDWEQQREKEEKLVADIIDRVKKECEAQGETVTRRGYSRRSTVMNS